Genomic segment of uncultured Tolumonas sp.:
TTAAGGGGATATTGTTCGCCACCTGATCCAGAATGGAAATAGGTGCATCTTTTAATAACGCCACCCGGTTACGCAGACTTTCGGCAAAATCGAGTTTGCCATGCATCGCTGCAGCGGTTACTGCAGAAACCTGCTCACCGACACCCGCCAGACGAGCGATCTCATCAATACATTCAATCTGGATCGCTGTGGAATCCATATCCATCAGGATCAAACCACCGGCCTGCAGACGAGGCAACTCAGCGACATGGGCACCATCAATTGGCCAGTCCTGGATTTTTAACCATTGCATCAGATCAGCAGAGTGCGCAGATGTGCCCAGCACGACCGTCCAGACGTTTCCGACAGCAAACGGCATAAAACCACAGACTTGCATGCCCATTTCACGGATCTGTTTGATCGTGATAGCAACATGCTCTGGTGCCAGTGATGCGCCCATTAGCACAACAAAACCGTCACATTCCGGCTTATCAATCGCCTCGATACCACGATCAGTAAATTGAAGCACGCCAGAGGCGGGAAAATGGACGAGCCAGTCAGCAATTTGCTCAGGCAACGCGGAAATTGGCATGGTGATACACTCCCTGTCAGAAAAAGCGGTCGACAGCGTAGCCGATCGCTTTTCCCGGAAGCAAGTGTTAAATCGGCAGGATGACTATTTCAGCAGCACGGAATCAAGGGCAATTTTCATCATGTCATTAAACGTGGTCTGACGTTCTTCCGCCGAAGTCTGCTCACCGCTTTTGATATGATCCGAAACCGTACAGATCGCCAGCGCTTTCGCGCCATACTCCGCCGCCACACCATAGATGCCAGCCGCTTCCATTTCCACACCGA
This window contains:
- the serB gene encoding phosphoserine phosphatase SerB, with protein sequence MPISALPEQIADWLVHFPASGVLQFTDRGIEAIDKPECDGFVVLMGASLAPEHVAITIKQIREMGMQVCGFMPFAVGNVWTVVLGTSAHSADLMQWLKIQDWPIDGAHVAELPRLQAGGLILMDMDSTAIQIECIDEIARLAGVGEQVSAVTAAAMHGKLDFAESLRNRVALLKDAPISILDQVANNIPLMPGLTDLVSIAKSSGWKVAIASGGFTYFAGKLQRDLGLDHIESNVLDIDGDHLTGKVNGRIVDAKVKAETLKELQARYQISDKQTVAIGDGANDLPMLKAAALGVAIHAKPVVREQAQVAIRHMNLEAVICLLQAGDLIARA